The sequence below is a genomic window from Fibrobacter sp..
TATATCTTTGGCTGTTACGACAAGACCGATTATCTGGTTGTTGTCGCTTTTCATCTCCGACATGCTCAAATCAACCAGAATTGTTTCTCCGCTTTTTGTCTTCATCGCTATTTCTTCATTTACTGATTTCCCCGACATGAGAACCGTACTGAGGACTTTCCGCTGATCTGATTCATTTTCAAAAAGGCAGGAGAGCGGTTTCCCCACGATCTCTTCCTGGGTGTAGCCAAAATGAAGCTGTGAGCCCTTGCTGAATTTCAGAATGTAACCATCTGTATCCATGGAAAAGATTATATCCGTGGAATCCTGAAGAATACTTTCAAAGTATTTGGAAATATTCTGGAACCTGCGCGTAATCAGTTCCCCTTTAGAGACTTTCTGTGCGTATTCTGATATGGTTTTCTGTAATCCGATCGTCAAAATGGCGCAGAATGAAGCTGAGAGAAGGGACAGGATAACAGTAAGAGTAAGACTGAGAAAAAAGTAACCAGCAGCAACAACAAAAGCGCTGATCAGGAATACCAGAGAGGCCAGGAGGTAAGTTTGTTTTGATGTTAAATTGTTGAGTCTGGTAAGAATAGAAAAAATATTACGGTGCATTCTGGTATCAGGTTTTAAATAGAAGCCTTATATAAACAAATGATCTGATTTATATTACAACTGTTCAGGTTAATCAACAAGTAAACATTAGTGGTCTGATAATTCAGGCATCTATATAGTTACTTACAGCATAAAATAAGTATATAATTGTATAAAGTCTACAATTAAGAAGTGTCGGGTTAATTTTGCATTATGATAAGGGGAACATTGAAAAAAAGTAAAGGACAACTTGAAGCGGAGATCTCCGATGCTCTTACTCGTTTTGAAAAGGAGCACATGGGGCGGGGACCGCTTGAAATAAGGACTTATATTGTCGATGACATGGTCATTGTCAGGCTTAAAGGCGTGCTTACTAAAGCGGAACTGAATCTGGTAAAATCAGATCGTAATGTTCGTGCCAGAGAATTGATTAAACAGGTACGGATAGAACTCATCGAAAACGGGCGCTCATTGCTCGAGGATATGATTAAAGGAATCACTCGCCGTAAAATCAGAAGCCTGCATACGGATGTAAGTACTATTACTGGTGAAAAACTGATTGTTTTTTCATTGGATCGGGCCCCGGAGATAGGATAATTACCTTGGAGTCCGCT
It includes:
- a CDS encoding sensor domain-containing diguanylate cyclase; translation: MHRNIFSILTRLNNLTSKQTYLLASLVFLISAFVVAAGYFFLSLTLTVILSLLSASFCAILTIGLQKTISEYAQKVSKGELITRRFQNISKYFESILQDSTDIIFSMDTDGYILKFSKGSQLHFGYTQEEIVGKPLSCLFENESDQRKVLSTVLMSGKSVNEEIAMKTKSGETILVDLSMSEMKSDNNQIIGLVVTAKDITEKKKLLLELEKKNELLSKLAITDNLTNLYNSRYFHDQIKRELTRIKRNPSLKLSLILLDIDHFKALNDTEGHQKGDEVLRFLGQVIKSCIRQDIDTGARYGGDEFVIVLPDTDKSQAVVVAERIQKQFGTLKFGKTSLSVGITEAIPGEDQESLIKRADEAMYRSKKEGRARISVYELN
- a CDS encoding DUF2294 domain-containing protein: MIRGTLKKSKGQLEAEISDALTRFEKEHMGRGPLEIRTYIVDDMVIVRLKGVLTKAELNLVKSDRNVRARELIKQVRIELIENGRSLLEDMIKGITRRKIRSLHTDVSTITGEKLIVFSLDRAPEIG